The sequence below is a genomic window from Plodia interpunctella isolate USDA-ARS_2022_Savannah chromosome 5, ilPloInte3.2, whole genome shotgun sequence.
aataacaataacaataattaaacacTGATTGACAAATCTGACTAGAGCTGAGTCGATCGTGATTGATCGAGTTGTAATGATTCGATCACTACCCGTGATCAAGTTGCGAATTTCTAAAAGATTCTATCACTAAAGACACTAAAGTCTTTTTCGTTCAGTAGCATGCGGAAAGAGATAAGTAGATACGTCAATCGCTCGTTCTCGGCAACCTGACACCTGCATTGATTGGATACCTACGAGAATCCTGGAATCGAAACAGATATTATTTGGTAAGGaccataaaatttataaaataattatggtcttaaaaataattgttattttagaaTTGCGTGATTTACTGCAAAGAGATCGTTATGTATTAATGCTTACtttcttgtttttaataacattgtaaATAGAAACTTAAGAAAATCGATATTTTAGAAATCTAACTTTTAGGACTCGATTCATCAGATTACGATTGGATTCGCGGAATGAATCCCACTTTCGAGTCAACCCTCTGCTAAGCAAACCATAAACGATAATGTAAGCAAAGCGCTATAGTACTACTATTACACTAccctattttgaaaaattaaatgtttctaGTGTTTCATTAGTAGGGATGGGCaaataatatcgatatttttcaaatgtatcGATAAATATTGACTAAAAAAACACCGATATTTCTTGATATATCGATATGTTCTGCGCAATAACCTATACACCCtccatactttttttttagaaattggATTGGTCAAATACATGAGCAGACAGcaagctttaaaaaatatatcgattttGATAGGTATCTGAAAATAGATATATCGAAGGAAATAATATCGCtgatttatattgtttttttgccCATCCCCAGTCATTACGACGACATTTATAACCATTTCTCAAtctcttttttcttttgtagtaaaatattattgcatgCAAATGCTAGATTTTAAACCGAAACGCGGCGTGAAGTTTGGTGTGATACCCTGCGTTCACTAAAATCCAACTTGGAGGTCcatcacataatttatttatacttgtttttaaagaaaatattttaaaatattaagattattttgtaCCTACTAATCTCGTGATTTTGGTTAGAGGggttagttttaaattactatTGTATTTGAAGAGAGTAGGTACACATAACTTGTTACCGACGCCACTGACCCAATACGAGCAAAGAACGGTAGGTATAAAAGTTGCGAGTTGAGAATGAGACAAGTTGTGAATAGGATGGATTTGGATCACAccacatatataaaaacataggtaatgttcttatatctgtgtcaTCACACCCATTAGTTAGATTACTTTTAAACGGATTAATCGTAATCTCTATTGATATTATCAATCAGATTACAATCGGCAACAAGTTCGAATTTCTATTCAATTAAAGACTTAAATCCCGTGAAAAGTGgctttattgttaaaattagcCACACTAAGCTTCAGCTTGAGCCTGCAGCCTTTTGATGAATGACGCCTTCTTCTGCTTAATCCTGTTCTTCCTCTCAGCGAGGGTGAGCTTGCGCTTGTTCCAGCGCTTCTGTTTGGCAGGATCTTTCTTTTCACTCTTCTTTTTGTGTGATGGGTCTGCACGGATGGCTTCATGGGCTTTCTTGTAGATGCCTTCAATCTAGTAACCAATTTGTAAGGATTAAGTTGTGTGACTATGtggatatatataaaactaaaaatgtatatatgtattcaaGTAAAAGAATGTAGCAGTGAAAGCGATTTTAAAATCTACTTGATATCAAAGGTTTTTCCTTACGCTGCTTTTAATTTAGTCCAATTTCGACACTGTCCTATCTTTACAATGGTGGAACAGTAATTTGATTGGACGTACAACAGAAATAAAGATTAACCTTACCGCATCTGCTGCTACTCCAAGTTTGATGTATTTGCCAAATTGTCTTTTGAATGAATCTTCATCTTCTTGTTCTAGATTCCGCATGTATTCTGCTATGTGTAAACCAAAGATGTGAgacctaaaaaaaatgtacaaatgataattttaataatattatttgtcacATTAGTAGCATATAATGAAGAATAATGTTTGCAAAAtcggtttaaaaaaatatttttttttcgacaaccaaaaactttacaatatGATGTTGCTCCAATAGGGCTGCCTAATTACCAGAGATTCTAGCAATTAGTGGATGAATGGAGCTGAGAagttaacaaaaaagaaacacacCGATGAACTTCAGCATTAAATTTCTTGATTTCAGCATCATAACCAGGGAATCTCTTGACAGAGTGGGGAACATTGAGACCACCATCAACAGCACCTTTCATGGCACCAAAGACTCTGGCCCCAGTAGTGGTACGTGCTAAACCTACATCAAGGTAACATCTGTAAAAAAAgggacattttaataataacagatTTAGTCAAATGTAAAGCtacaaatcaataatattatttcatagatcaatggtaatattattatccacTTCTAAACaacctaaattaaaatatagaaattgtaACATCAATAAACACAATACCTGAATGCACCTGGGCCATTGTCTACTGGTTCCACATTGTATTCATCTCCAGTGACATCAGTTTGGCCAGTGTAGAGGGAGTCGAGGCCCAGCCTCTGCAGAAGACGGCGTGCCAACAGCAGCCCAGTACAGTAAGCAGCCGCATAATTTGTCAGTCCGAcctaatacataaaaaaaatataaatttaaactttgcataccaattaaaattttacataagatTGTTTTACTTATAATTGATCAGTATTGAACATATGGCAACATGATTTATGTGATTGTACGTCAACTTCAGACCGCCCGTTCAAAATCATCATGATAATTATTACTCAATTTGTCTTTGTTGATCTTACATTAAATAAGaatcaagttttaaattaatgaa
It includes:
- the RpL5 gene encoding large ribosomal subunit protein uL18 is translated as MGFVKVVKNKQYFKRYQVKFKRRREGKTDYYARKRLIVQDKNKYNTPKYRLIVRLSNKDVTAQVAYSRIEGDHIVCAAYSHELPKYGIKVGLTNYAAAYCTGLLLARRLLQRLGLDSLYTGQTDVTGDEYNVEPVDNGPGAFRCYLDVGLARTTTGARVFGAMKGAVDGGLNVPHSVKRFPGYDAEIKKFNAEVHRSHIFGLHIAEYMRNLEQEDEDSFKRQFGKYIKLGVAADAIEGIYKKAHEAIRADPSHKKKSEKKDPAKQKRWNKRKLTLAERKNRIKQKKASFIKRLQAQAEA